A part of Amycolatopsis lurida genomic DNA contains:
- a CDS encoding LysR family transcriptional regulator, with amino-acid sequence MRLLPIALTYFLEVARTGSVSEAATELTVAPSAISRQIAKLEAGLGVPLFVRHPRGMVPTEAGTRLLDHVRRSEAESAVLVDELRTGRGLHARSLTVACSEGFARRVVPQAVAAFRREHDVTFHIDVVTREEATRRVLEGAADVAVTFATGPQHGVRVESAVVVPVYAIVPLGHPLTGRDSVELAELCRHPLALPAPGQSLRDLFDIAARIENLAAHPVLECNELSPKYEFVRCGGGIALVGGLGDIEQDAATEGVAYVLLDNAVFRKREAQVQTMAGRTLSLAALRFTALLTSFVRPPVSRSAPPD; translated from the coding sequence ATGCGACTACTGCCGATCGCGTTGACGTACTTCCTCGAAGTCGCCCGCACCGGCTCGGTGTCCGAGGCGGCGACGGAACTGACGGTGGCGCCCTCGGCGATCAGCCGCCAGATCGCCAAACTCGAAGCGGGGCTCGGGGTGCCGTTGTTCGTCCGCCATCCGCGCGGCATGGTGCCGACCGAGGCCGGCACCCGGCTGCTCGACCACGTCCGGCGCAGCGAGGCCGAATCGGCCGTTCTCGTCGACGAACTCCGCACCGGCCGCGGACTGCACGCCCGGTCCCTGACGGTCGCCTGTTCCGAGGGGTTCGCCCGCCGCGTGGTCCCGCAGGCGGTCGCCGCCTTCCGGCGCGAACACGACGTCACCTTCCACATCGACGTCGTCACCCGAGAAGAAGCGACTCGACGTGTGCTCGAAGGCGCGGCCGACGTCGCCGTCACGTTCGCGACCGGGCCGCAGCACGGGGTGCGTGTCGAGAGCGCGGTCGTCGTCCCGGTGTACGCGATCGTCCCGCTCGGTCATCCGCTGACCGGTCGCGACTCCGTCGAACTCGCCGAACTGTGCCGTCATCCGCTCGCGCTCCCGGCGCCCGGGCAGAGTCTGCGCGACCTGTTCGACATCGCCGCCCGGATCGAGAATCTCGCGGCGCATCCGGTGCTGGAGTGCAACGAACTGAGCCCGAAGTACGAGTTCGTCCGGTGCGGCGGCGGGATCGCGCTCGTCGGGGGCTTGGGTGACATCGAGCAGGACGCGGCCACCGAAGGCGTCGCCTACGTGTTGCTCGACAACGCCGTGTTCCGCAAACGCGAGGCCCAGGTGCAGACCATGGCGGGCCGGACCTTGTCCTTGGCGGCCTTGCGGTTCACCGCGCTGCTGACCTCGTTCGTCCGCCCGCCGGTCAGCCGATCAGCACCCCCGGATTGA
- a CDS encoding M20 family metallopeptidase, whose translation MIPAELVAKAHEHVDSGAFFAELAELVRYPTVSDHPNGRVAIKAYLDEVLAPALTALGCSVAIHPNPDPGGGPFLIGTRIESPELPTLLCYGHADVVDGHEGRWSDGRDPWTLTADGERWYGRGSADNKGQHLINLTALRLLLAETGSLGFNLKFLFETGEEIGSPGLDEFVSAHREALSADVLIASDGPRLDAATPTLFLGARGSVRIALDVDLRPDAYHSGNWGGVLRNPATTLAGAIACLVDGHGRVQVPELLPPDLPDSVRAALAELEIGTKPGDPALDAGWGDTGLTAAERLYGWNTLEVLSLGAADIDRPVNAIPGRARAMLQLRYVAGTDVDRVGEAIREHLSAQGFSMVDVTAEGSFRASRTPVDDPWVGWAKGVLDEVADRRVAILPSFGGGLPNHVFTDLLGLPTLWLPHSYPGCLQHAPDEHLLAPIAREGIVLAAALFHALGRRGGEA comes from the coding sequence GTGATCCCCGCGGAATTGGTCGCGAAGGCCCACGAGCACGTCGACTCGGGAGCGTTCTTCGCCGAACTCGCCGAGCTCGTCCGGTATCCGACTGTGAGTGATCATCCAAACGGCCGCGTTGCCATCAAGGCATACCTCGACGAGGTGCTGGCCCCGGCGCTCACCGCGCTCGGCTGTTCCGTGGCGATCCATCCCAATCCGGATCCCGGCGGCGGCCCGTTCCTGATCGGTACCCGGATCGAGTCGCCAGAGTTGCCGACACTCCTGTGCTACGGCCATGCCGACGTCGTCGACGGGCACGAAGGCCGGTGGAGTGACGGCCGAGACCCGTGGACGCTCACCGCCGACGGCGAACGCTGGTACGGCCGCGGTTCGGCGGACAACAAGGGGCAGCACCTGATCAACCTGACCGCGCTCAGGCTGCTCCTCGCCGAGACGGGTTCGCTCGGGTTCAACCTCAAGTTCCTGTTCGAGACAGGGGAGGAGATCGGCTCGCCGGGCCTGGACGAGTTCGTCTCGGCGCACCGGGAGGCACTGAGCGCCGACGTCCTCATCGCGTCCGACGGCCCGCGCCTGGACGCGGCGACGCCGACGCTGTTCCTCGGCGCGCGGGGCAGTGTCCGGATCGCCCTCGACGTCGACCTCCGACCTGACGCCTACCACTCGGGGAACTGGGGCGGCGTGCTGCGCAACCCCGCCACCACCCTCGCCGGGGCGATCGCCTGTCTCGTCGACGGGCACGGCCGCGTCCAGGTGCCGGAACTCCTGCCGCCCGACCTCCCGGACAGCGTCCGCGCGGCGCTCGCCGAACTCGAGATCGGGACCAAACCGGGCGATCCGGCGCTGGACGCGGGCTGGGGCGACACCGGTCTGACCGCGGCGGAGCGGCTGTACGGCTGGAACACCCTCGAAGTCCTGTCGCTCGGCGCCGCGGACATAGACCGGCCGGTCAACGCCATCCCCGGCCGCGCACGCGCGATGCTGCAACTGCGCTACGTCGCGGGCACCGACGTCGACAGGGTGGGCGAGGCGATCAGGGAACATCTTTCCGCACAAGGGTTTTCCATGGTCGATGTCACCGCCGAGGGCAGCTTCCGTGCCAGCCGTACTCCTGTCGACGACCCGTGGGTCGGCTGGGCGAAGGGCGTCCTCGACGAGGTTGCCGACCGGCGAGTGGCGATCCTGCCGAGCTTCGGCGGGGGATTGCCGAACCACGTGTTCACCGACCTTCTCGGCCTTCCGACGCTGTGGCTGCCGCACTCCTATCCCGGATGCCTGCAACACGCGCCCGACGAACATCTGCTCGCGCCGATCGCCCGTGAGGGAATCGTCCTCGCCGCGGCACTGTTCCACGCGCTCGGACGGCGCGGCGGGGAGGCATGA
- a CDS encoding enoyl-CoA hydratase/isomerase family protein → MNDVQFLVGSGIGRITLNRPRALNSLNHGMVLAMLDHLEAWRADPGVRAVLIDGAGDRGLCAGGDIRAIYEDARGGGTASPRFWADEYRLNTVISRYPKPYLALMDGLVMGGGVGVSAHGSHRVVTERSRVGMPETGIGFVPDVGGTYLLSRTPGELGTHIALTAGAISGPDAIHCGLADHFVPSERIPDLLDALTTRTPDDALELIADPAPPSALAVDAAWIDRCYAADTVEEILARLHTEGDAAATAAKEIEAKSPTALKVTLRALRSAAAMPDLETALAQELRISTHALSTAEFAEGIRAQIIDKDRSPKWSPATLSEVDDELVDAYFA, encoded by the coding sequence GTGAATGACGTCCAGTTCCTCGTCGGGAGCGGAATCGGCCGGATCACGCTGAACCGGCCGCGTGCGCTGAACTCGCTGAACCACGGCATGGTCCTCGCCATGCTCGACCACCTCGAAGCTTGGCGCGCCGACCCGGGTGTCCGCGCCGTGCTGATCGACGGCGCCGGCGATCGCGGGCTCTGCGCGGGCGGCGACATCCGCGCCATCTACGAGGACGCCCGCGGCGGAGGCACCGCGTCCCCGCGGTTCTGGGCCGACGAGTATCGCCTCAACACCGTGATCTCGCGCTATCCGAAACCCTACCTCGCGCTGATGGACGGCCTCGTCATGGGTGGCGGGGTCGGCGTCTCCGCGCACGGCAGCCACCGGGTCGTCACCGAACGCTCCCGGGTCGGCATGCCGGAGACCGGGATCGGCTTCGTCCCGGACGTCGGCGGCACGTATCTGTTGTCCCGCACGCCCGGCGAACTCGGGACGCATATCGCGCTCACCGCCGGGGCGATCTCGGGGCCCGACGCGATCCACTGTGGACTCGCCGACCATTTCGTGCCCAGCGAACGAATCCCGGATCTGCTCGACGCGCTGACGACCCGAACACCGGACGACGCGCTGGAACTGATCGCCGACCCCGCGCCGCCGAGCGCGCTCGCCGTGGACGCCGCCTGGATCGACCGGTGCTACGCGGCGGACACCGTCGAGGAGATCCTGGCCAGGCTCCACACCGAGGGTGACGCCGCGGCCACCGCCGCCAAGGAGATCGAGGCGAAGTCGCCGACCGCGCTGAAGGTGACCCTGCGGGCACTCCGGTCGGCCGCCGCGATGCCCGATCTGGAAACCGCGCTGGCGCAGGAGCTCCGGATCTCGACCCACGCGCTCTCGACCGCCGAGTTCGCCGAGGGGATCCGAGCACAGATCATCGACAAGGACCGTTCCCCGAAGTGGTCCCCCGCCACACTGTCCGAAGTGGATGACGAGCTCGTCGACGCCTACTTCGCCTGA
- a CDS encoding FAD-binding oxidoreductase, giving the protein MPTEERSWWGWGTLDGELSREESDALVARTAGVLPGHDFTDHAPPDPAELGVPASRIRPPATLASLCSDGPADRLSHARGKAFRDVVRNLLGQVHHVPDLVARPRTEQDVVDLLDWCAASGTPLIPYGGGSSVVGGVEPRFDGPAVSMDLAGLGDVLEVDTVSRAARIQAGIFGPALEDRLRPLGLTLRHFPQSFAHSTLGGWLATRAGGHYATLATHIDDLTEALRVVTPAGISESRRLPGSGAGPSPDRMFLGSEGTLGVITEAWMRLQDRPVWQVTASVTFERQEDAVAATRVIAQSGLHPSNCRLLDPAEALINAGASVGGGLLLVAFESADHPVDPWLDRALELAAGHGGVVKARRSKNSAGQDSASTWRSSFLRMPYQRDALARRSLIVETFETACTWDGFPEFHDAITSAARAAIDEVCGGAGVVTCRFSHVYPDGPAPYYGIYAAGRWGSTVAQWDEIKAAVSEAIAGHGGTITHHHAVGRDHRPWYDRQRPGPFAAAFAAAKAALDPAGILNPGVLIG; this is encoded by the coding sequence ATGCCGACCGAAGAGCGGTCTTGGTGGGGCTGGGGCACCCTCGACGGCGAACTGTCCCGAGAGGAGTCCGACGCGCTGGTCGCCCGCACCGCGGGTGTGCTGCCCGGCCACGACTTCACCGACCACGCCCCGCCCGACCCGGCGGAGCTCGGCGTCCCGGCCTCGCGGATCCGCCCGCCCGCGACACTCGCCTCGCTGTGCAGTGACGGACCGGCCGACCGGCTGTCCCACGCCCGCGGCAAGGCGTTCCGCGACGTCGTCCGCAATCTGCTCGGGCAGGTCCACCACGTCCCGGATCTGGTCGCCCGCCCGCGCACGGAGCAGGACGTCGTCGACCTCCTCGACTGGTGCGCCGCGTCCGGTACCCCGCTGATTCCCTACGGTGGAGGCAGTTCCGTGGTCGGCGGGGTCGAACCGCGGTTCGACGGCCCGGCGGTCTCGATGGATCTGGCGGGCCTCGGCGACGTGCTCGAAGTGGACACGGTCAGCCGAGCGGCGCGGATCCAGGCCGGGATCTTCGGGCCGGCGCTGGAAGACCGCCTTCGTCCGCTGGGGCTGACCCTGCGGCATTTCCCGCAGTCATTCGCCCATTCGACGCTCGGTGGCTGGCTCGCCACCCGCGCGGGCGGGCACTACGCCACTCTCGCGACGCATATCGACGATCTCACCGAAGCGCTGCGCGTCGTCACGCCCGCCGGAATCAGTGAATCGCGACGCCTGCCGGGCTCGGGTGCCGGTCCTTCGCCGGACCGGATGTTCCTCGGCTCCGAGGGCACACTCGGCGTGATCACCGAAGCCTGGATGCGCCTGCAGGACCGGCCGGTGTGGCAGGTGACCGCGTCCGTCACCTTCGAACGGCAGGAGGACGCGGTCGCCGCCACCCGCGTGATCGCGCAGTCCGGGCTCCATCCGTCGAACTGCCGGCTGCTCGACCCGGCGGAGGCGCTCATCAACGCGGGCGCGAGTGTGGGCGGAGGTCTCCTGCTGGTCGCGTTCGAATCCGCCGACCACCCGGTCGACCCCTGGCTCGACCGAGCGCTGGAGCTGGCCGCCGGTCACGGTGGTGTCGTGAAAGCCAGGCGCAGCAAGAATTCCGCCGGTCAGGACAGCGCTTCGACGTGGCGGTCGTCCTTCCTGCGGATGCCCTATCAACGCGACGCGCTCGCCCGCCGGTCGCTGATCGTGGAGACCTTCGAGACCGCGTGCACCTGGGATGGTTTCCCGGAGTTCCACGACGCGATCACCTCGGCGGCGCGCGCCGCGATCGACGAGGTGTGCGGCGGCGCCGGGGTCGTCACGTGCCGGTTCAGCCACGTGTACCCCGACGGTCCCGCGCCCTACTACGGGATCTACGCCGCCGGGCGCTGGGGCAGCACCGTCGCCCAGTGGGACGAGATCAAGGCCGCGGTCTCCGAGGCGATCGCGGGCCACGGCGGCACGATCACCCATCACCACGCCGTCGGCCGCGATCACCGGCCCTGGTACGACAGGCAGCGTCCCGGCCCCTTCGCCGCCGCGTTCGCCGCCGCGAAGGCCGCGCTCGACCCGGCCGGGATCCTCAATCCGGGGGTGCTGATCGGCTGA
- a CDS encoding DUF885 domain-containing protein: MSDEPTAVQLADDLLDVLATEMPLMATFDNIPGHDHELRDVSEAGDALLRERAVRIAGDAARSTDPDRITLGVVAHHAESLLARLDSRKIEFTLADQMAAEGTGVLSWLPQLEPSGEQAEEDYLARLAEFPDFFAALADRHRAGVAAGRTPVERAVRGAIDHVDRFLATEPNPLLVPPLTGDRAERRQRLFTEKVRPALVAYREVLAREIAGHGRSDDRPGLCWLDGGKESYAGLVKTHTTTGVSPEELHQTGLELGRALDEEYRRLGAAVFGEDDPVAVRRRMRTDPSLCWRDADEMIATATEAVARATAAAPGWFRRVPSAGCVVRAVPEADGPSAAQAYYMPPSGDGSRPGVYSTNTYRVTERFRFIAESVAFHEAVPGHHFQACVSYELEAVPRLRKLVPLSAFDEGWALYTERLADEMGLYSDDVMRLGMVAEDSLRAARLVVDTGLHALGWTRRQCVDYLAEHCVLSDVEVQSETDRYIEWPGQALSYMTGRLEIQRLRAFAEERLGKSFDIRDFHDVVLRHGQVPLPVLGDIVREWVDGTRRRE; the protein is encoded by the coding sequence ATGAGCGATGAGCCCACAGCGGTGCAGCTTGCCGACGACCTCCTCGACGTCCTCGCGACCGAGATGCCCTTGATGGCGACCTTCGACAATATCCCGGGACACGATCACGAGTTGCGGGACGTCTCGGAGGCGGGTGACGCCCTGCTGAGGGAGCGCGCCGTCCGTATCGCCGGGGACGCCGCCCGCTCCACGGATCCGGATCGGATCACCCTCGGTGTCGTCGCCCATCACGCGGAATCGCTGCTGGCCAGGCTCGACTCGCGGAAGATCGAGTTCACCCTCGCCGATCAGATGGCGGCCGAGGGGACCGGAGTGCTGTCCTGGCTTCCGCAGCTCGAGCCGTCGGGGGAGCAGGCTGAAGAGGACTACCTGGCCAGGCTGGCGGAGTTCCCGGACTTCTTCGCGGCCCTGGCCGACCGCCATCGCGCCGGGGTCGCGGCGGGCCGGACCCCGGTGGAACGGGCGGTGCGCGGCGCGATCGACCACGTCGACCGGTTTCTGGCCACCGAACCCAATCCGCTGCTCGTCCCGCCGCTGACCGGTGACCGCGCGGAACGACGGCAGCGGCTGTTCACCGAGAAGGTCCGCCCGGCGCTCGTCGCCTATCGCGAAGTGCTCGCCCGTGAGATCGCCGGTCATGGCCGTTCCGACGATCGGCCGGGTCTCTGCTGGCTGGACGGCGGCAAGGAGAGTTACGCGGGCCTGGTCAAGACGCACACCACCACCGGGGTCTCGCCGGAGGAACTGCACCAGACCGGCCTCGAACTCGGCCGGGCGCTGGACGAGGAGTACCGGCGGCTCGGTGCGGCCGTCTTCGGCGAGGACGACCCCGTCGCGGTCCGGCGGCGGATGCGCACCGATCCGTCGCTGTGCTGGCGGGACGCGGACGAGATGATCGCGACCGCGACGGAAGCGGTCGCGAGGGCCACAGCCGCCGCGCCCGGCTGGTTCCGCCGGGTGCCGTCGGCCGGATGCGTGGTGCGCGCCGTGCCGGAAGCCGACGGGCCCTCCGCCGCGCAGGCGTATTACATGCCGCCTTCGGGCGACGGCAGCCGTCCCGGTGTCTACTCCACCAACACCTACCGGGTGACCGAACGGTTCCGGTTCATCGCCGAGTCGGTCGCTTTCCACGAAGCCGTTCCAGGGCACCATTTCCAGGCTTGCGTGTCCTACGAGCTGGAGGCCGTGCCCCGGCTGCGCAAGCTCGTCCCGCTCTCGGCGTTCGACGAGGGCTGGGCGCTCTACACCGAGCGGCTCGCCGACGAGATGGGCCTGTACTCCGACGACGTCATGCGGCTGGGCATGGTCGCCGAGGACTCGTTGCGCGCGGCGCGGCTCGTCGTCGACACCGGGCTGCACGCCCTGGGCTGGACCCGGCGGCAATGCGTGGATTACCTTGCCGAGCATTGCGTACTGAGCGACGTCGAAGTGCAGTCCGAGACCGACCGGTACATCGAATGGCCCGGTCAGGCACTGTCGTACATGACGGGCAGGCTGGAAATCCAGCGGTTACGCGCCTTCGCCGAGGAACGGCTGGGCAAGTCCTTCGATATCCGGGATTTCCACGACGTCGTGCTGAGGCACGGGCAGGTGCCGCTGCCCGTGCTCGGCGACATCGTGCGGGAGTGGGTGGACGGCACGCGGCGCCGGGAGTGA
- a CDS encoding HAD domain-containing protein: MAPGPLIYLDVDGPLIPFGLEPSRYPLFAPSPLEDENPLLGRLDPSRGVQLKALPGELVWATTWLHDANDSLAPRLGLPRLPVLDWPESSDTDDADARIGLHWKTRPLLEHARGRPFAWVDDEISEIDRDWVSGHHAGQALLHRVDPRHGLTGADYRVVGEWLRESRHS, translated from the coding sequence GTGGCACCAGGTCCGCTGATCTACCTCGATGTCGATGGCCCGCTCATTCCGTTCGGACTGGAGCCTTCCCGCTACCCGCTGTTCGCGCCCTCGCCACTAGAGGACGAGAACCCGCTTCTGGGCAGGCTCGATCCCTCGCGCGGGGTGCAGCTGAAAGCACTCCCCGGAGAACTCGTCTGGGCCACGACGTGGCTCCACGACGCCAACGACTCCCTCGCCCCGAGGCTCGGACTGCCCCGCTTGCCGGTGCTGGACTGGCCCGAGTCCTCGGACACCGACGATGCCGACGCCCGCATCGGTCTGCACTGGAAGACCCGGCCCCTGCTGGAGCACGCCCGGGGCCGCCCGTTCGCTTGGGTCGACGACGAGATCTCCGAGATCGATCGCGACTGGGTGTCCGGCCACCACGCCGGACAGGCCCTGCTGCACCGCGTCGATCCCCGACATGGTCTGACCGGCGCCGACTACCGCGTAGTCGGCGAGTGGCTGCGGGAATCCCGCCACTCCTGA
- a CDS encoding SWIM zinc finger family protein translates to MTDGFRRALDELGVHKGLVPPCRVDTLTIGPGAAVAGVRVTRQRFYEVRIGLPTFGKQVWTAVIAAVAADETARTALLDGRIPDDIERFFAAEQVPLFPEAAWELSLDCTCPGTRVPCDHLVAALIALEDEEDPFAIFTLRGRDRTALLGEIGRQAGARVTASSAEAEPPGLDEVMDDFFGWGPAGDVTNMRRPRAGDPLGLLDEVPPLTATVDGTSITALLRPLYRTITGQAK, encoded by the coding sequence ATGACTGACGGATTCCGCCGGGCACTCGACGAATTGGGTGTCCACAAAGGACTTGTTCCGCCCTGCCGGGTCGACACTCTCACGATCGGGCCCGGGGCCGCGGTCGCCGGTGTCCGGGTGACCCGGCAGCGGTTCTACGAGGTCCGCATCGGTCTTCCGACGTTCGGCAAGCAGGTGTGGACGGCGGTCATCGCCGCCGTGGCCGCGGACGAGACCGCGAGGACGGCCTTGCTCGACGGCCGTATCCCGGACGACATCGAACGCTTCTTCGCGGCCGAGCAGGTGCCGCTGTTCCCCGAGGCGGCCTGGGAACTGTCGCTGGACTGCACCTGCCCCGGCACCCGCGTCCCCTGCGATCACCTCGTCGCCGCGCTGATCGCGCTCGAAGACGAGGAGGACCCGTTCGCGATCTTCACGCTCCGTGGCCGCGACCGTACGGCCTTGCTCGGTGAGATCGGGCGGCAGGCAGGGGCTCGGGTGACCGCCTCGTCAGCGGAAGCCGAGCCCCCCGGACTCGACGAGGTGATGGACGACTTCTTCGGCTGGGGCCCGGCAGGCGACGTCACGAACATGCGACGGCCGCGGGCTGGGGACCCGCTGGGACTGCTCGACGAGGTCCCGCCGCTCACGGCCACGGTGGACGGAACCTCGATCACCGCCCTGCTGCGGCCGCTCTACCGCACGATCACCGGTCAGGCGAAGTAG
- a CDS encoding LamG-like jellyroll fold domain-containing protein, giving the protein MVAITALALTPGAATAAESGWKMGKPRLTTPWTNQVSTTNALPEYPRPQLVRENWQNLNGVWEFAGAAPGEVPPFGEKLAEKILVPYPTESALSGIQRHEDFMWYRRTFTVPRHWNVGRDNTLRINFGAVDYKAKVYVNGKEVAAHQGGYGAFSADVTSALKPHGEQEIIVGVEDRADATWQPVGKQRLVPDRGIFYEGASGIWQTVWMEPVAAKHVGTLGMVPDLKSSTLKLTVDTGGNSGLTVEAVVRDGRKVVSRSKASASGTISLPVPKAKLWSPDSPFLYDLDVELKDGRRTVDKVSSYFGMREFGTAKGADGKLRFTLNGKILFLQSTLDQGYWPDGIYTAPTDQALRFDLEQHKVLGFNTVRKHIKTEPDRWYHHADKLGLLVWQDMPSMRTGGRPPADAQRQFQVELKELVEQKKNWTSIVGYVPFNEGWGEWSREITGKIADDVKAQDPTRLVNAHSGVNCCDSLGDSGKGDVIDWHAYPGPAKPMPDGKRISIDGEHGGYGIEVENHMWFGEGHAYEMVKDQATLNSRYVQNQRDVLASAQSCGISGSIYTQITDVEHEVNGFFTYDRQVKKMDFAQVRAVNQAIIRNADGSGSGAPDPGPGTPGIDGVHAYKFDEGTGSSAKDSVGTAHATLTNAQWAGGVQGGGLAFAGNGQAGTGANLVNTAGSYSVSAWAKLDEASGAFQTVVSQDTGRDSAFFLQYSGQDQRWAMSFVGLRALSPEKPEVGRWYHLTGVRDAKAGTLSLYVDGKKVAAQNACSAAPSTGHTVIGRGQYGGQQVDFLRGAVDDVRLYDRPLTDAEVATLAKRD; this is encoded by the coding sequence GTGGTCGCCATAACCGCCCTGGCGTTGACGCCGGGGGCCGCGACGGCCGCGGAAAGCGGCTGGAAGATGGGCAAGCCCCGCCTGACCACCCCGTGGACGAACCAGGTGTCGACCACCAACGCGTTGCCCGAGTACCCCCGGCCGCAACTGGTCCGCGAGAACTGGCAGAACCTCAACGGGGTCTGGGAGTTCGCCGGGGCCGCGCCCGGCGAGGTCCCGCCCTTCGGCGAGAAGCTCGCCGAGAAGATCCTGGTCCCCTACCCCACCGAATCGGCGCTTTCCGGGATCCAGCGGCACGAGGACTTCATGTGGTACCGGCGCACGTTCACCGTGCCCCGGCACTGGAACGTCGGCAGGGACAACACGCTCCGGATCAACTTCGGCGCCGTCGACTACAAGGCGAAGGTCTACGTCAACGGCAAGGAGGTCGCCGCGCACCAAGGCGGCTATGGCGCGTTCTCCGCGGACGTGACCTCAGCGCTGAAACCCCATGGCGAACAAGAGATCATCGTCGGCGTCGAGGATCGCGCCGACGCCACCTGGCAACCGGTCGGCAAGCAGCGACTGGTCCCCGACCGCGGGATCTTCTACGAGGGCGCCTCGGGCATCTGGCAGACGGTCTGGATGGAGCCGGTCGCGGCGAAGCACGTCGGCACGCTCGGCATGGTCCCCGACCTCAAATCCTCCACGCTCAAGCTCACCGTGGACACCGGCGGGAACTCAGGGCTCACCGTCGAGGCCGTGGTCCGCGACGGCAGGAAGGTGGTCAGCCGCAGCAAGGCGTCCGCCTCCGGGACGATCTCCCTGCCGGTGCCCAAAGCGAAGCTCTGGTCGCCGGACTCGCCTTTCCTCTACGACCTCGACGTCGAATTGAAGGACGGCCGCCGCACCGTGGACAAGGTGTCGTCCTACTTCGGCATGCGCGAATTCGGCACCGCCAAGGGCGCCGACGGCAAACTCCGGTTCACCCTCAACGGCAAGATCCTCTTCCTCCAGTCCACTTTGGACCAGGGTTACTGGCCGGACGGCATCTACACCGCGCCGACCGACCAGGCGCTGCGCTTCGACCTCGAACAGCACAAGGTGCTCGGCTTCAACACGGTCCGCAAGCACATCAAGACCGAACCCGACCGCTGGTACCACCACGCCGACAAACTCGGATTGCTCGTCTGGCAGGACATGCCGTCGATGCGCACCGGCGGACGTCCGCCCGCCGACGCCCAGCGGCAGTTCCAGGTCGAGCTGAAGGAACTGGTGGAGCAGAAGAAGAACTGGACTTCGATCGTCGGCTACGTGCCGTTCAACGAGGGCTGGGGCGAGTGGTCGCGCGAGATCACCGGCAAGATCGCCGACGACGTCAAGGCCCAGGACCCGACCCGGCTGGTCAACGCGCACAGCGGCGTCAACTGCTGTGACTCCCTCGGCGACTCCGGCAAGGGCGACGTCATCGACTGGCACGCCTACCCCGGCCCCGCTAAACCGATGCCCGACGGCAAGCGGATCTCGATCGACGGCGAACACGGCGGCTACGGCATCGAGGTCGAGAACCACATGTGGTTCGGCGAAGGACACGCCTACGAGATGGTGAAGGACCAGGCGACCCTGAACAGCCGCTACGTCCAGAACCAGCGCGATGTGCTCGCGTCCGCGCAGAGTTGCGGGATCAGCGGCTCGATCTACACGCAGATCACCGACGTCGAGCACGAGGTCAACGGCTTCTTCACCTACGACAGGCAGGTGAAGAAGATGGACTTCGCCCAGGTGCGGGCGGTCAACCAGGCGATCATCCGCAACGCCGACGGCAGCGGCTCCGGCGCTCCCGACCCGGGCCCCGGCACCCCCGGGATCGACGGCGTACACGCCTACAAGTTCGACGAGGGCACCGGATCCAGCGCCAAGGACTCGGTCGGCACCGCGCACGCCACGCTGACCAACGCGCAGTGGGCAGGCGGCGTCCAGGGCGGCGGGCTGGCCTTCGCGGGCAACGGGCAGGCCGGCACCGGGGCGAATCTCGTGAACACGGCCGGCAGCTACTCGGTTTCGGCGTGGGCCAAGCTCGACGAGGCGAGCGGCGCGTTCCAGACCGTCGTCAGCCAGGACACCGGCCGCGACAGCGCGTTCTTCCTGCAGTACTCCGGACAGGACCAGCGGTGGGCGATGAGCTTCGTCGGCCTCCGTGCCCTGTCGCCGGAGAAGCCGGAAGTCGGCCGCTGGTACCACCTGACCGGCGTCCGCGACGCCAAGGCGGGCACGTTGTCGCTCTACGTCGACGGCAAGAAGGTCGCCGCGCAGAACGCCTGCTCCGCCGCACCGAGCACCGGGCACACGGTGATCGGCCGCGGCCAGTACGGCGGTCAGCAGGTCGACTTCCTGCGCGGCGCGGTCGACGACGTCCGGCTCTACGACCGGCCGCTGACCGACGCCGAAGTCGCGACGCTCGCGAAGCGCGACTGA